From the Mahella australiensis 50-1 BON genome, the window ACAATATTCTCTGTCTTTGGCCGCCGCTCAATTGGTGGGGATATTTATCCAAAAATTGCTCTGGCGGTGTAAGGCCGACCATCGTGAATAAATCCTCCAACTGTTTTCTGGCTTCATTCTTGCTCTTAGCAAGCTTATGCCTGAATAACGGCGCGCTGAGAGACTGATATATGGTTCTGGCAGGATTTAACGCTGCATATGAATCCTGATGTACCATTTGCACGCTTCTCCTATATTCGAAGAAATCCTTGCCCTTTAATGACCAAATATCCTTGCCCATAAACGTTATGCTACCAGAAGTAGGCTTAAACAAACCTGTAACCATCTTACCTATGGTAGTCTTGCCGCATCCACTTTCGCCAACCACAGCCAGTATTTCTCCCTGATTTAACCGCATATCTACTCCGACCACGGCCCCCACTTTACGCTTAGGGGCTAATAACCCTGCCCTATTTTCAAATATCATATTTATATCTTTTAGCTCCAGCAAAGGCTCCATTTATGCATCCATCCTTTCCCATTCAAGGCATGTCGTAAAATGCCCAGGTTTAACCTCTATAAGCTTTCCTTGTTCCTCGCCGTTACAAAAGCCCGTATTATAAAAGCCGCATCGAGGAGCAAACCGGCATCCTTCCGGCGGATTAATAAGATCCGGCGGTGCGCCTGGTATGGGCCGTCGTTTACTCACATCATCGGTAAGCGATGGCGCAGCATGTATAAGGCCCTTGGTATATGGATGTAGCGAATTATAGAATACGTCATCGACCGTTCCCAGCTCTACTACCCGACCAGCATACATAACAGCCATTCTATCGGCAATTTTACCCATGATAGAAACATCATGCGTTAGAAATACCATTGTGATGCCGAGATCAGCATGTATAGCCTTTAATATATCCATTATATAAGCTTGAGTTATAACATCCAGCGCTGTGGTCGGTTCATCCAATATCAACAGCCTAGGGTCGAGTAAAAGGCTCATAGCTATAATGGTCCTCTGCTTCATACCACCGCTCAATTGATGCGGATATGAACTCAATACCTGATCTGGTTCCAATCTTACATACTCCATTAACCTTCGCGCTTTAGCTAAAACATCCCTTTCGGATATATTATCGCCGTTATGGGCTGCGGCCGTTTCAAGAAATTGTTCTTTTATCCTTATGACAGGATTCATGGAATTTTGGGCTGCTTGAAATACCATGGCCACGTCGCTCCAT encodes:
- a CDS encoding ABC transporter ATP-binding protein, whose translation is MAENILQFKDVTVEFKLRRGVLRAVDKASLDVQRGEILGIVGESGSGKSTLASTVLNIVSVPGEISGGQILYNGKDILKLSDEEIRKYRWSDVAMVFQAAQNSMNPVIRIKEQFLETAAAHNGDNISERDVLAKARRLMEYVRLEPDQVLSSYPHQLSGGMKQRTIIAMSLLLDPRLLILDEPTTALDVITQAYIMDILKAIHADLGITMVFLTHDVSIMGKIADRMAVMYAGRVVELGTVDDVFYNSLHPYTKGLIHAAPSLTDDVSKRRPIPGAPPDLINPPEGCRFAPRCGFYNTGFCNGEEQGKLIEVKPGHFTTCLEWERMDA